DNA from Candidatus Ozemobacteraceae bacterium:
GCCGCTGGAATACGACCGCCTGGCGGCCGGCATCTATCTCAAGGCGTCCTGGATGTGCCGCCGTCTGGGGAAACCCCTGATGGAAACAGATTATCAAACCCGGGCCCTCGAGTGCATCATGCGCCTGTATCACCCCTATCTCCCGCTCAGCAAGCGGTTCACGAGCTGGGAGGCGGTGCGCGAGAAACTGCGACCGGGCCAGGAACTGCTCGGGGAGCGGGCGGTCGTGGTGAACGGCTTCCTGGGCGCCGAGCTGTCGGCGCGCCTGGGGCTGGACGAGCAGGCCGAGTTCTATTTCGACAAGGTGCTTGCCCTGCCCTTCCTGTCGCGGTTCCCGTTGCTCGCCCGCCACATTCACGGCGCCCACCGAAAGTTCAAAAGCCGGCAGTGAATTCGGGGGACGTGATACGGAATTGAATCATCTCCCTTCCGCGGATTTTCCTATCTCCTGTCTCAATAATTTTCCCCGAAGGGTATGTTCGGGTGAGTTATTGGTAGACCACACAAGGAGTTGGAAAAGATGGCAAGAATGTCGCGTGTTGTCGGGGTGGGTTTACCGCACCATGTCACTCAGCGGGGAAATCGGCGGATGCCCACGTTTTTCTCTTCAGATGACTATCGAACGTATCTTTCCATTCTCTCCGAATGGTGCCAGAAAACCGGAGTGGAAATATGGGCATACTGCCTTATGCCCAATCACGTTCATCTGATCGCAGTTCCTTCCCAGAAAAACGCGCTGGCACGGGGAATCGGCGAAACGCACCGGCGATACTCCCGAATGGTGAATTTCCGGGAAGGCTGGAAAGGCTTTCTGTGGCAGGATCGATTTCATTCCTGCCTGCTCGATCAGGCTCATCTCCATGCTGCGGTCCGGTACGTGGAGCTCAATCCGGTAACAGCCGGTCTTGTGCAAGACCCTTTTTCCTACCCCTGGAGCAGCGCGGCGGCGCATCTTCAGGGAATAGACAACCATGTGGTGAAGGTTTCTCCGATGTTGGAATTCGTTGCTGTCGATTGGCGAGAGTTCCTTCGGCATGAGCCGTCCCAGGATTTTTTCTCTCGTATCCGTCTCCATTCGAGGACGGGGCGCCCATTGGGAAATGAGAGCTTCCTGTCAGAGGTCGAACGTCTGGTTGGCAAGTCTCTCCGTCCGGGCCGGCCGGGGCCGAAACCTTCTCGAGAAAGGGGATGAGATCCGCCCCCCGAGACGATTCATGTATCAGGAAAACGCCTTTGCGGTGTTCGATATCACGTCCCCGGATTACGGATTAGCGGATCAGCGGTTGCTGATCGAACCCGAGTGGAGCCGGCACTTGATCGACTTGATGCCGTCTTTGGGGCATTCGCCGGGCATGTGGCCGCAGGGAAGGCGCCCGTCGCTTTTCGGCGGCTGTTTCACGCGCGGTTGTTCCGCGGGCTTCGACGGTTGGACGGGCTTCTTTTGATCCTTCGCCGCCTGTATCTCGCTCCACGTCGGCCCCTGGGCCGGTTTTTTGCCGGCGGCGGCGCGGAGGGCATCGAGGGCCGCCTTCAACCCGGCGAGGGAGCGGGCTGCGGCGTTGTAGCGGGGCGTCAGTCGCTCAAGAACCGCGTCGGCGAGGGGGCCGATCTCCGGGGCGCTCGCCTGCGACGAGCCCGGCGACGGACGGAGGCGGGCGATGCTCGAGGTGATCTTTTCGGGAAGGCGTTCGAGCGTGCCGACCTCGCCGAAGAAGTCTTCGGGCATGGCGGCGTCGGGCCGCGCGATGCCGTTCAGGCGTGACCTGATCACGACCCAGTCCGCCTCGTCGCTTTCGCGTTTTCCCGAGAAAAACTCTCCGGCTTTCTCGATGCGGGCCTTCAGGCTGTCGAAATCCGCGATCGTTTTTTTGAAGCGGGCCTCGTTCTTCCTCATGATCTCGGCGTTGGCGGCCGCCTGTCGGGCCGTGTCGGACAGCGCCGCCTTTCCGGCCTCAAACCCGGATACGATGTCAGTCATGCTGTTTGAAGCGGAAAGACGGCCGATCTCGAACATCTCCGCCCTGCACGCCTCGATCGCCGCCGCGTGTTGCTCGAGGCTCGATGCGAGCGCCTGGGTCGTCGCCAAGGCCTCTTTCGGGTCGCCGCCGAGGGCGAGGGCCCGTTTCGCGGCCTCGGCCTGGCGGCTCATCAGCTCCAGCGCGGCCGTGGTCGCCATCAGGTTTTTCGCGAGTCGCACTTCCGTCGCGGGAAGGGTTTTCAGGGCATCCGACCCCTTCGC
Protein-coding regions in this window:
- a CDS encoding transposase — translated: MARMSRVVGVGLPHHVTQRGNRRMPTFFSSDDYRTYLSILSEWCQKTGVEIWAYCLMPNHVHLIAVPSQKNALARGIGETHRRYSRMVNFREGWKGFLWQDRFHSCLLDQAHLHAAVRYVELNPVTAGLVQDPFSYPWSSAAAHLQGIDNHVVKVSPMLEFVAVDWREFLRHEPSQDFFSRIRLHSRTGRPLGNESFLSEVERLVGKSLRPGRPGPKPSRERG